A window from Chrysemys picta bellii isolate R12L10 chromosome 2, ASM1138683v2, whole genome shotgun sequence encodes these proteins:
- the DBF4 gene encoding protein DBF4 homolog A isoform X5, with translation MWWSEIKNRYRPFYLQLSSFPVLNYSAPKPYSPFDVDKKNASGQKQTQSKQRNKTNSDKDCGGPVQLPLKDKKKKGYCECCMKKYEDLQTHLESEQHQNFAQSTQYQVVDDIISKFVYDFVDYRDDTQKMKRTKCNMGYFSPVIGNITKADELKERVKRQHISFKCYSWKDTTVQALKQDHQHTKVSHSSVQKRNSISEHVCSILPCHPSFPSELVSKFRGNAENDKIEGACALNLKETDLSPNFIQLPPQKDNKTYLENVSEFYGHSSNEVFEPEVNLNRKNLQGMQTKLYTHGLVTDSNEKDKNTSQPKRKLNNSFVLPTKYLKKTDANSAFNKKQLDFGVDNDPQREHHIVLKTETLPHCLSTSKATSEWAVNSAPSSPSGKLHRKVKLSLGKNKRGNRRQIMELCVKQTDDVSVIEEKKNACCSPMQTLVELFQTSEVNSDFGGFTSYPEKKDSTCLKDIWEGQNANSLWSLFSSSSSTPFIGF, from the exons CCGTTACAGACCATTTTATCTGCAATTATCCAGCTTTCCTGTTCTCAACTATTCTGCTCCAAAACCTTATAGTCCATTTGATGTAGATAAGAAGAATGCTAGTGGCCAAAAGCAAACTCAGTCTAAACAAAG aaacaaaacaaatagtgACAAAGACTGTGGTGGTCCAGTTCAACTTCCTCTAAAGGATAAGAAAAAGAAAGGGTATTGTGaatgttgtatgaagaaatatgAAGATCTGCAAACT catcTTGAAAGTGAACAGCACCAAAACTTTGCACAGAGCACCCAATATCAAGTTGTGGATGATATAATATCCAAGTTTGTTTATGACTTTGTGGACTACAGAGATGATACACAAAAAATGAAAAG GACAAAATGTAATATGGGATACTTTTCTCCTGTTATTGGAAACATAACTAAAGCAGATGAGCTGAAAGAACGAGTAAAAAGACAACACATTTCATTCAAGTGTTATTCTTGGAAAGATACTACAGTGCAGGCACTGAAACAGGACCATCAACATACAAAAGTATCCCACAGTTCGGTACAAAAACGTAACTCCATTTCTGAACATGTATGTTCTATTCTTCCTTGCCATCCATCATTTCCTTCCGAACTAGTAAGTAAATTCAGAGGTAATGCTGAAAATGATAAAATAGAAGGTGCCTGTGCTTTAAATCTAAAAGAGACTGATTTATCGCCAAACTTCATACAGCTACCTCCCCAGAAAGACAACAAAACATACCTTGAGAACGTATCTGAATTTTATGGGCATTCTAGTAATGAAGTATTTGAACCTGAAGTAAATTTAAATAGAAAGAATTTACAAGGAATGCAAACAAAGTTATATACTCATGGTCTAGTCACTGATAGTAatgaaaaagacaaaaatacctcACAGCCAAAACGAAAATTAAATAATTCATTTGTTCTACCAACAAAATATTTGAAGAAAACAGATGCCAATTCAGCCTTTAACAAAAAACAATTAGATTTTGGTGTGGATAATGATCCACAGAGAGAGCATCATATAGTTCTGAAGACTGAGACGCTACCACATTGTCTTTCTACAAGCAAAGCAACTAGTGAATGGGCTGTCAATAGTGCACCTAGCTCACCTTCTGGAAAGCTGCACAGAAAAGTAAAACTTTccttaggaaaaaataaaagaggAAACCGGAGACAGATTATGGAGTTATGTGTAAAGCAAACTGATGATGTATCTGTtattgaagaaaagaaaaatgcatgTTGCTCCCCAATGCAGACTCTGGTGGAATTATTTCAGACAAGTGAAGTAAATTCAGATTTTGGGGGTTTTACAAGTTATCCTGAGAAAAAAGATTCAACTTGCCTGAAAGATATTTGGGAAGGACAAAATGCAAATTCTTTGTGGTCAttattttcctcttcctcctcaaccCCATTTATCGGATTTTAA
- the DBF4 gene encoding protein DBF4 homolog A isoform X6, with the protein MKKYEDLQTHLESEQHQNFAQSTQYQVVDDIISKFVYDFVDYRDDTQKMKRTKCNMGYFSPVIGNITKADELKERVKRQHISFKCYSWKDTTVQALKQDHQHTKVSHSSVQKRNSISEHVCSILPCHPSFPSELVSKFRGNAENDKIEGACALNLKETDLSPNFIQLPPQKDNKTYLENVSEFYGHSSNEVFEPEVNLNRKNLQGMQTKLYTHGLVTDSNEKDKNTSQPKRKLNNSFVLPTKYLKKTDANSAFNKKQLDFGVDNDPQREHHIVLKTETLPHCLSTSKATSEWAVNSAPSSPSGKLHRKVKLSLGKNKRGNRRQIMELCVKQTDDVSVIEEKKNACCSPMQTLVELFQTSEVNSDFGGFTSYPEKKDSTCLKDIWEGQNANSLWSLFSSSSSTPFIGF; encoded by the exons atgaagaaatatgAAGATCTGCAAACT catcTTGAAAGTGAACAGCACCAAAACTTTGCACAGAGCACCCAATATCAAGTTGTGGATGATATAATATCCAAGTTTGTTTATGACTTTGTGGACTACAGAGATGATACACAAAAAATGAAAAG GACAAAATGTAATATGGGATACTTTTCTCCTGTTATTGGAAACATAACTAAAGCAGATGAGCTGAAAGAACGAGTAAAAAGACAACACATTTCATTCAAGTGTTATTCTTGGAAAGATACTACAGTGCAGGCACTGAAACAGGACCATCAACATACAAAAGTATCCCACAGTTCGGTACAAAAACGTAACTCCATTTCTGAACATGTATGTTCTATTCTTCCTTGCCATCCATCATTTCCTTCCGAACTAGTAAGTAAATTCAGAGGTAATGCTGAAAATGATAAAATAGAAGGTGCCTGTGCTTTAAATCTAAAAGAGACTGATTTATCGCCAAACTTCATACAGCTACCTCCCCAGAAAGACAACAAAACATACCTTGAGAACGTATCTGAATTTTATGGGCATTCTAGTAATGAAGTATTTGAACCTGAAGTAAATTTAAATAGAAAGAATTTACAAGGAATGCAAACAAAGTTATATACTCATGGTCTAGTCACTGATAGTAatgaaaaagacaaaaatacctcACAGCCAAAACGAAAATTAAATAATTCATTTGTTCTACCAACAAAATATTTGAAGAAAACAGATGCCAATTCAGCCTTTAACAAAAAACAATTAGATTTTGGTGTGGATAATGATCCACAGAGAGAGCATCATATAGTTCTGAAGACTGAGACGCTACCACATTGTCTTTCTACAAGCAAAGCAACTAGTGAATGGGCTGTCAATAGTGCACCTAGCTCACCTTCTGGAAAGCTGCACAGAAAAGTAAAACTTTccttaggaaaaaataaaagaggAAACCGGAGACAGATTATGGAGTTATGTGTAAAGCAAACTGATGATGTATCTGTtattgaagaaaagaaaaatgcatgTTGCTCCCCAATGCAGACTCTGGTGGAATTATTTCAGACAAGTGAAGTAAATTCAGATTTTGGGGGTTTTACAAGTTATCCTGAGAAAAAAGATTCAACTTGCCTGAAAGATATTTGGGAAGGACAAAATGCAAATTCTTTGTGGTCAttattttcctcttcctcctcaaccCCATTTATCGGATTTTAA